The Gemmatimonadaceae bacterium genome includes a window with the following:
- a CDS encoding HAMP domain-containing sensor histidine kinase has protein sequence MTFRTRLTLAFSAIAIVPLLTFGYGVRREMSSTLDAEAERRVATATSTVLVELAQAAAADHARLRSFAADLAADNRFRIALVDRNSAEHRWLLDWASNTMRLGGLAVLQLQDSSGHILSSGQFRNDFDRLDPALPASLAAAPDESGVISVRTPDGPVRVLAVTDAFTIGGRRFSLVGGRAFDSSAVAQLSRDAQITTALVVGHATAPRDVAQTIALPYFDDQAGPHPTATARLVLLQDLGPARALRESVNRWLLLTLGSTLIAAILAGVLVAGRVSRPIADLADKTARLDLDRLDQKFGTDRSDEIGALSRLLDAMTARLRSSAARVRETERLAATGDLARQINHDIKNGLAPIRNVLRHLTQTAEQHPDQLAAIYDERRGTLESSVQYLDELARNYARLSPVLDRSSCAPGLVAMEVVHGVTADAARVHARIPDGLPNVRADAVVLRRILENLVSNAVDALDGAPGDVTLAAEPAGTDLERRVRFTISDTGRGMTRQQLDRAFDDFYTTKPTGTGLGLSVVRRLLTDLGGSIRVETAPGEGSTFTVEIPAG, from the coding sequence GTGACGTTCCGAACCCGGCTGACGCTGGCCTTCAGCGCCATCGCCATCGTGCCGCTGTTGACATTCGGATATGGCGTGCGCCGTGAGATGAGCTCGACGCTGGACGCCGAGGCAGAGCGACGGGTGGCCACCGCCACTTCGACGGTCCTCGTCGAACTCGCGCAAGCCGCCGCCGCCGACCACGCCCGCCTTCGATCGTTCGCAGCCGATCTCGCTGCCGACAACCGCTTTCGCATCGCACTCGTCGACCGGAATTCAGCGGAGCATCGCTGGCTGCTCGACTGGGCGTCGAACACGATGAGGCTGGGCGGCCTCGCCGTCCTTCAGCTGCAGGACAGCTCCGGCCATATTCTGAGTTCCGGCCAATTTCGCAATGACTTCGACCGCCTGGATCCGGCGCTGCCGGCCTCGCTGGCTGCCGCGCCGGATGAATCGGGAGTGATCTCCGTGCGCACACCCGACGGCCCGGTCCGGGTGCTGGCAGTAACCGATGCCTTCACGATCGGTGGGCGCCGATTCTCGCTCGTGGGCGGACGCGCGTTCGACTCCAGCGCGGTGGCGCAACTGTCGCGCGACGCGCAGATCACCACAGCACTGGTGGTTGGCCACGCCACCGCCCCACGTGACGTGGCCCAGACCATCGCGCTCCCATACTTCGACGACCAGGCTGGCCCCCACCCGACTGCCACTGCCCGGCTCGTACTGCTCCAGGATCTGGGCCCGGCTCGTGCGCTCCGTGAGAGTGTGAACCGGTGGCTGCTCCTCACGCTCGGCAGTACGCTCATCGCGGCGATCCTTGCCGGCGTGCTCGTCGCCGGTCGGGTTTCCAGACCGATCGCCGACCTGGCCGACAAGACTGCGCGACTGGATCTCGATCGGCTCGATCAGAAATTCGGGACCGATCGCAGCGACGAGATCGGCGCCCTTTCCCGCCTACTCGATGCCATGACCGCGCGACTGCGGTCCAGTGCCGCGCGAGTGCGCGAGACCGAACGACTGGCCGCCACGGGAGACCTGGCCCGCCAGATCAATCACGACATCAAGAACGGACTGGCCCCGATCCGCAACGTGCTCCGCCACCTTACACAGACGGCCGAACAGCATCCCGACCAGCTCGCGGCCATCTACGACGAGCGCCGTGGCACGCTCGAATCGAGCGTGCAGTACCTGGACGAGTTGGCGCGCAACTACGCGCGACTTTCACCCGTGCTCGACCGGTCGTCGTGTGCTCCCGGGCTCGTGGCGATGGAGGTGGTCCATGGTGTGACCGCGGACGCCGCGCGCGTGCACGCGCGCATCCCCGACGGGTTGCCAAACGTCAGGGCCGACGCGGTCGTCCTCCGACGCATTCTCGAGAACCTCGTCTCGAACGCCGTCGACGCCCTCGATGGCGCGCCGGGCGACGTAACGCTCGCCGCCGAGCCGGCCGGCACGGACCTCGAACGACGGGTCCGATTCACCATCTCGGACACGGGCCGCGGCATGACCCGTCAGCAGCTGGACCGCGCTTTCGACGACTTCTATACGACGAAGCCAACGGGCACGGGGCTCGGGCTCTCCGTCGTACGTCGCCTGCTCACCGACCTGGGCGGCTCGATTCGGGTGGAGACGGCACCGGGCGAGGGGAGTACATTCACGGTGGAAATTCCTGCTGGGTGA
- a CDS encoding carboxymuconolactone decarboxylase family protein has product MKSRFDYQRASAGFYRAMVGLEKYLHECGLDEPLIHLVKLRASQINGCAYCIDMHWKDLRAIGEPEQRLYGLDAWRESPYYTDRERAALMWAEAVTLVAGGQVDDLVYESVKLQFTEKELADLTCVVATINVWNRLAISGRTEPGLYVSELTLAR; this is encoded by the coding sequence ATGAAATCACGGTTCGATTACCAAAGGGCGTCCGCTGGCTTCTATCGCGCGATGGTCGGGTTGGAGAAGTATCTGCATGAGTGCGGGTTGGACGAGCCGCTCATCCACCTGGTCAAGCTCCGAGCCTCGCAGATCAATGGCTGTGCCTATTGTATCGATATGCACTGGAAGGACCTGCGGGCGATCGGTGAGCCCGAGCAACGGCTGTACGGGTTGGACGCGTGGCGTGAAAGCCCCTACTACACCGACCGCGAGCGCGCGGCGCTGATGTGGGCGGAGGCCGTGACCTTGGTGGCCGGCGGGCAGGTGGACGACCTCGTATACGAGTCCGTGAAGCTGCAGTTCACCGAGAAGGAACTGGCCGATCTCACCTGTGTGGTCGCCACGATCAATGTGTGGAACCGACTCGCGATTTCCGGGCGAACCGAGCCGGGTCTGTACGTGTCAGAGTTGACTCTGGCCAGGTGA
- a CDS encoding CocE/NonD family hydrolase yields MLPRVRSLPFVTSALFVASLIATAASAQKPTLTNETPAHFTPVDSSWNYVRRDVMIPMRDGVKLHTVILIPKGAHDAPILLTRTPYDASATTTYAQSSHLAPELNGYDNALDVIIPGGYIRVVQDIRGKYGSEGDYVMNRPLVGPLNDTKVDESTDTYDTIDWLVKNIPQSNGRVGELGISYDGFEPLMGLVNPHPALKVSVPMNPMVDGWMGDDWFHHGAFREQNMPYILEQEATRDNSVKWWTDHFDDYDVYMSAGSAGALGASRGMQQVGFWNQILAHPSYDAWWQDQAMDKILAKQPLKVPVMLVSSLWDQEDIYGAIAVYDAIKPKDVNNDMVFLTMGPWHHGQEIEDGSSLGALRFPTNTSYDFQSKILGPFLAHYLKDGAPADDVAPVNAYLTGANEWERLNSWPSGCARGCTVTPTPLYLESSMKVGFSAPSSGGSAFDEYVSDPSKPVPYRTRPSQPIGYDLPLTWPQWLVDDQREVGSRTDVLSYESDVLTKPVQISGQPMANIIASTTGTDADWVVKVIDVYPPEVAGDASMGGYELAVSMDIFRGRYRTSYANPGPITPDTPLLYKFPLPTANHVFLPGHRIMVQIQSSWFPLYDRNPQTFVPNIFWAKPGDYKAATQRIYHEPEHESFVELPIVGR; encoded by the coding sequence ATGCTTCCCCGCGTCCGCTCCCTTCCGTTCGTCACATCCGCCCTGTTCGTCGCGTCGCTCATTGCCACGGCGGCGAGTGCGCAGAAGCCCACGCTCACCAACGAAACGCCCGCGCATTTCACCCCTGTGGACAGTTCGTGGAACTACGTACGCCGAGACGTCATGATCCCGATGCGCGACGGGGTGAAGCTCCACACCGTGATTCTCATCCCGAAGGGGGCGCACGACGCCCCAATCCTGCTCACGCGCACGCCGTATGACGCCAGCGCCACCACCACGTACGCCCAGAGTTCACACCTCGCACCCGAACTCAACGGCTACGACAACGCGCTCGACGTCATCATTCCCGGCGGGTACATCCGCGTCGTGCAGGATATCCGCGGCAAGTACGGTTCCGAGGGCGACTACGTAATGAACCGGCCGCTCGTCGGCCCGCTCAACGACACCAAAGTGGACGAGTCCACCGACACCTACGACACGATCGACTGGCTGGTGAAGAACATCCCGCAGTCCAACGGCCGCGTGGGCGAACTGGGCATCTCGTACGACGGCTTCGAGCCGCTCATGGGACTCGTGAACCCGCACCCGGCACTCAAAGTCTCCGTCCCCATGAACCCGATGGTGGACGGCTGGATGGGCGACGACTGGTTCCACCACGGCGCGTTCCGCGAACAGAACATGCCGTACATCCTGGAGCAGGAAGCGACGCGCGACAATTCCGTCAAGTGGTGGACGGACCACTTCGACGACTACGACGTATACATGTCGGCCGGATCGGCCGGCGCGCTCGGCGCGTCGCGCGGCATGCAGCAGGTGGGCTTCTGGAACCAGATCCTCGCGCATCCGAGCTACGATGCATGGTGGCAGGATCAGGCGATGGACAAGATCCTCGCCAAGCAGCCGCTCAAGGTGCCGGTGATGTTGGTTTCGTCGCTCTGGGACCAGGAGGACATCTACGGCGCGATCGCGGTGTACGACGCGATCAAGCCCAAGGACGTCAACAATGACATGGTCTTCCTCACCATGGGTCCCTGGCACCACGGCCAGGAGATCGAGGACGGCAGTTCGCTGGGCGCGCTCAGATTCCCGACCAATACGTCGTACGACTTCCAGAGCAAGATCCTGGGGCCCTTTCTCGCGCACTACCTCAAAGACGGCGCGCCGGCCGACGACGTCGCCCCGGTGAACGCGTACCTCACGGGCGCCAACGAATGGGAGCGGCTGAACAGTTGGCCGTCGGGGTGCGCCCGCGGCTGCACGGTCACGCCGACGCCACTTTATCTGGAATCAAGTATGAAAGTCGGGTTCTCCGCGCCCTCATCCGGCGGCAGTGCATTCGACGAATACGTGTCCGATCCTTCGAAGCCGGTGCCCTACCGCACGCGTCCGAGCCAGCCGATCGGCTATGACCTGCCGCTCACCTGGCCGCAGTGGCTGGTGGACGACCAGCGCGAGGTCGGGAGCCGCACCGACGTGCTCTCCTACGAATCGGACGTGCTCACCAAGCCCGTGCAGATCAGCGGCCAGCCGATGGCCAACATCATCGCCAGCACCACGGGCACCGACGCCGACTGGGTGGTGAAGGTGATCGACGTCTATCCGCCCGAAGTGGCGGGCGACGCCTCGATGGGCGGCTACGAACTCGCCGTGTCCATGGACATCTTCCGCGGCCGCTACCGCACGAGCTACGCGAACCCCGGGCCGATCACGCCGGACACGCCGCTGCTCTACAAGTTCCCGCTCCCGACCGCGAACCATGTCTTCCTGCCGGGCCATCGGATCATGGTGCAGATCCAATCGAGCTGGTTCCCGCTCTACGACCGCAATCCGCAGACGTTCGTGCCGAACATCTTCTGGGCCAAGCCCGGCGATTACAAGGCGGCGACACAGCGGATCTACCACGAACCGGAGCATGAGAGTTTCGTGGAGTTGCCGATCGTCGGACGGTAG
- a CDS encoding sigma-54 dependent transcriptional regulator, giving the protein MSNILIVDDVAPLAEQYAYDLKRIAGHDVSVATNGAEAVERLRSEAIDCAILDLEMPGMDGFEVLRALKHHGVETPVIVYTGTGNFDRCIEAVRLGAAGFIDKAEPMERVAQELEHAIERRALRQEVFALQQRLGESTLVGASAAMDQLRRAIARVAPIPSAVLILGESGTGKELVARELHRLGANPAGPFVVINSAALPEHLVESELFGHERGAFTGAVSMRKGAFEAAERGTLFLDEIGELPLAVQPKLLRALEQRTVTRVGSNKDIPVNARVVAATHRDVDRLVAEGRFREDLLFRLNVHMLHVPPLRERPEDVPVLAERFVADTCRQFGVLPKQLAPDAREALVQYDWQRNNVRELRNVIERCVVAANGEVIRAEHLPPELRGETPAADGTSDHSFQALREDAERKIVLAALERHDWHVTRAAESLGLADHASLLKIMRRLEIQRAVES; this is encoded by the coding sequence ATGAGCAATATCCTGATTGTCGACGACGTCGCCCCCCTCGCCGAGCAATACGCGTATGATCTGAAGCGGATCGCCGGCCATGACGTGTCGGTGGCGACGAACGGGGCCGAGGCCGTCGAGCGACTGCGGTCCGAAGCCATCGACTGCGCGATTCTCGACCTCGAGATGCCCGGCATGGACGGATTCGAGGTGCTGCGCGCGCTCAAGCACCACGGAGTGGAGACACCGGTGATCGTATATACGGGCACGGGGAACTTCGATCGCTGCATCGAAGCCGTACGCCTGGGTGCGGCCGGGTTCATCGACAAGGCCGAACCCATGGAGCGCGTGGCGCAGGAACTGGAGCACGCAATCGAGCGCCGCGCGCTGCGGCAGGAAGTGTTCGCGCTTCAGCAGCGGCTGGGCGAGTCGACCCTGGTCGGTGCCAGCGCGGCGATGGATCAGCTTCGCCGCGCCATCGCGCGCGTCGCGCCCATTCCCAGCGCTGTGCTGATCCTGGGCGAGAGTGGAACCGGCAAGGAACTGGTGGCGCGCGAACTGCACCGCCTCGGGGCCAACCCCGCAGGCCCGTTCGTGGTCATCAATTCGGCGGCGCTGCCAGAACACCTGGTGGAGAGCGAGCTGTTCGGGCACGAACGCGGCGCGTTTACCGGGGCGGTGAGCATGCGCAAGGGCGCGTTCGAAGCTGCCGAGCGCGGTACGCTCTTTCTGGACGAAATTGGCGAGCTTCCACTGGCCGTGCAGCCCAAACTCCTGCGGGCGCTGGAGCAGCGCACCGTGACCCGGGTGGGCAGCAACAAGGACATCCCGGTGAATGCGCGCGTCGTGGCGGCCACGCATCGCGATGTCGACCGATTGGTGGCGGAGGGTCGCTTTCGCGAGGACCTGCTCTTCCGGCTCAACGTGCATATGCTGCATGTGCCTCCGCTTCGGGAGCGGCCCGAGGACGTGCCGGTGCTCGCCGAGCGGTTCGTGGCGGACACCTGCCGCCAGTTCGGCGTGCTACCCAAGCAGCTGGCTCCCGATGCCCGCGAAGCGCTGGTGCAGTACGACTGGCAGCGCAACAACGTCCGCGAGTTGCGGAACGTGATCGAACGCTGCGTCGTGGCCGCGAACGGCGAGGTGATTCGCGCCGAGCACCTGCCGCCCGAGTTGCGCGGCGAGACGCCGGCGGCAGACGGTACTTCGGACCATTCGTTCCAGGCTCTGCGCGAGGACGCCGAGCGAAAGATCGTCCTCGCCGCATTGGAGCGGCACGACTGGCACGTGACCCGGGCCGCCGAGTCGCTGGGACTGGCCGACCACGCGAGCCTGCTCAAGATCATGCGGCGGCTGGAAATCCAGCGAGCGGTCGAAAGTTGA
- a CDS encoding RidA family protein yields the protein MARQLISSGTSWETLYGYSRAVKLGNAVYVAGTTAVDETGKVVGEGDPYRQTKFVYEKIGTALAEAGASLKDVVRVRTFVTDISWWTEVARAQGEVFSDIRPAATLVQVSALVDPKLLVEIEADAVVT from the coding sequence ATGGCCAGACAGTTGATCTCGTCAGGCACGAGTTGGGAGACGCTCTACGGTTACAGCCGCGCGGTGAAGCTCGGTAATGCCGTCTACGTCGCCGGAACCACCGCCGTGGACGAAACGGGCAAGGTCGTGGGCGAGGGTGATCCCTATCGCCAGACGAAGTTCGTGTATGAGAAGATCGGAACGGCCCTCGCCGAAGCGGGGGCTTCCCTGAAAGACGTGGTCCGTGTCCGTACCTTCGTCACCGACATCTCGTGGTGGACCGAAGTGGCACGGGCGCAGGGCGAAGTGTTCTCGGACATTCGCCCCGCGGCCACGTTGGTTCAGGTGAGTGCGCTGGTGGATCCGAAGTTACTCGTGGAGATCGAAGCGGATGCTGTCGTCACGTAG
- a CDS encoding YbhB/YbcL family Raf kinase inhibitor-like protein, protein MFKPLTTAVVIAAAAFSGASAQKPAAKFTLTSSDVHAGKTIPAAHIFNGMGCTGNNISPALSWSDAPAGTKSFAITVYDPDAPTGSGWWHWVVYNIPASVTSLPAGAGDATRHLLPASAVQGKTDFGSAGYGGPCPPAGDKPHHYHFTVYALNTDKMDIPAGATAAYVGFNIHGHLLGKAELTALYGR, encoded by the coding sequence ATGTTCAAGCCCCTGACCACCGCCGTCGTCATCGCCGCGGCCGCCTTCTCCGGCGCCTCCGCCCAGAAGCCCGCCGCGAAATTCACCCTCACCAGTTCCGACGTGCACGCTGGTAAGACGATCCCCGCCGCCCACATCTTCAACGGCATGGGCTGCACCGGCAACAACATCTCCCCCGCCCTTTCCTGGTCCGACGCGCCAGCCGGCACCAAGAGCTTCGCGATCACGGTCTATGACCCCGACGCGCCGACGGGCAGCGGCTGGTGGCACTGGGTGGTGTACAACATTCCCGCCAGCGTCACCTCATTGCCGGCCGGCGCCGGCGATGCGACCCGGCACCTCCTGCCCGCAAGCGCGGTGCAGGGCAAAACGGACTTCGGCTCCGCCGGCTACGGCGGCCCCTGCCCGCCGGCGGGCGACAAGCCCCATCACTACCACTTCACGGTATACGCGCTCAATACCGACAAGATGGACATCCCCGCCGGCGCCACGGCGGCCTACGTCGGGTTCAACATCCATGGACATCTATTGGGCAAGGCGGAGCTGACAGCCCTGTACGGCCGGTAG